The Amaranthus tricolor cultivar Red isolate AtriRed21 chromosome 6, ASM2621246v1, whole genome shotgun sequence genome has a segment encoding these proteins:
- the LOC130814507 gene encoding LRR receptor-like serine/threonine-protein kinase FLS2 yields MSPKNLVSLHTILILVCVVPTIFSLKTSTIQVQIDALEAFKNSITKDPFAALSNWTTTLHHCNWTGISCDFSMINVVNISLSGMQLEGRLSGFVSNLSHLQILDLSSNSFHGSIPPQLGYLQNLTYLDLRNNYFTGNIPNTITNCMFLQQIGLSSNILTGKIPSYIGNLTSLQIFLAASNDLNGLIPESFGNLTGLVALDLYNNKLSSTIPKELGTLHNLAYLNLGNNFLTGSIPDSITNCTSLEQLSFVYNNLTGKIPSNIGNLPFLQIFIAYHNNLQGTIPKSIGLLTQLTLLDLNENRLSGSIPSNIGNLMAIQTFHIADNELTGKIPPEIGKCLNLTSLSLFKNNLEGSIPAELGSLLNLKELLLYRNKLTSKIPKTLANCKFLTVLDISSNQLSGTIPYEIGSLAFLEVLFLQVNNLTAHIPSSLTNLTNLRLFSASMNFLTGKIPDEIGKLSSLTNVSLSNNLLTGTVPSSITNCTNLESVSLSYNSLSGMIPKGLKRLSKITFLSVGNNILSGDIPDELFDCFNLETLDLAINKFSGHLKPTVGKLNKLRKLQLSQNSFSGKIPPEIGGLRMLISLRLDTNKFTGRVPVELTKLSRLQALSLNDNALEGEIPHGVFRLKQLDILKLQNNRFKGSIKDSYFELKFVSKLDVRGNSLNGSIPKGMFEQNQLTYLDLSHNNFTGEIPTSIKTSLMYLNLSHNFLSGTIPEDIGTLEMGEVIDISDNDLSGTIPATLEKCRNLLVLDMSKNKLFGPIPEVFANMEFLANLNLSNNRFTGKIPNSLGNVKNLKHLNLSYNQLVGPVPKSGVFKNLPESSLAGNKGLCGTKFLGLCTQRRHNLARKVWRIVIPLVCVSALLVFGLGIMYYKKLVEKKKSRDCEMGKGEYTPGLFLKRFDPKEMEKATDLFSPENIIGSSNLSTVYKGRLEDGQIVAIKKLNMQQFAAESDKYFYREAKILSQLRHRNLVKVIGYAWESRKLKALVLEYMEHGSLERIIHEPSVDRSIWTLRKRIDVCISIAEAMCYLHSDYDFPIIHCDLKPSNILLDEDGQAHVADFGTARMLGVQPNNGDSIGSASAFEGTIGYMAPEFAYTRTVTTKVDIFSFGIIIMELLTRQRPTSIAEEDGVPVTLNHVVERGISEHKVHQVLDPSLLSSITEDQEKVAEGLLKLALVCASSSPQQRPDIQHLLSSLRKLTLQ; encoded by the exons atgtcacccaaGAATTTAGTTTCCTTACATACTATTCTTATACTAGTTTGTGTCGTTCCAACAATTTTCTCACTAAAGACTAGCACAATACAAGTTCAAATAGATGCCTTGGAAGCCTTCAAAAACTCCATCACCAAAGACCCTTTTGCAGCCCTTTCAAACTGGACTACAACACTACACCATTGCAATTGGACCGGCATTTCCTGCGACTTCTCGATGATCAATGTCGTTAACATCTCTCTTTCAGGGATGCAACTCGAAGGAAGATTATCGGGTTTCGTTTCAAATCTTTCCCACCTCCAAATACTTGATTTGTCTTCCAATTCTTTCCATGGTTCAATCCCACCCCAATTGGGATACCTCCAAAACCTAACATACCTAGACCTAAGAAACAACTATTTTACTGGAAATATCCCAAACACTATCACAAACTGTATGTTCTTACAACAAATAGGTCTAAGTTCTAACATTCTAACAGGTAAAATCCCATCCTACATTGGAAATTTAACATCCCTCCAAATCTTTCTTGCTGCTAGTAACGATTTAAATGGATTGATACCCGAATCTTTTGGGAACTTGACAGGATTAGTAGCCTTAGATCTTTATAACAACAAGCTATCTAGCACTATCCCAAAAGAATTGGGTACCCTACACAATTTGGCATACCTTAACTTAGGAAATAACTTCTTAACAGGTAGTATTCCTGACAGTATCACTAACTGCACATCCTTAGAACAACTTTCATTTGTGTACAATAATCTAACAGGGAAAATCCCATCAAATATTGGGAACTTACCCTTTCTCCAAATTTTCATTGCTTATCATAATAATCTACAAGGTACAATCCCTAAATCCATAGGGTTGTTGACACAATTGACCCTTTTAGACCTTAACGAAAATCGTTTATCGGGTTCAATCCCTTCTAACATAGGGAACTTGATGGCCATCCAAACATTTCATATAGCAGATAACGAACTTACCGGTAAAATCCCACCCGAAATTGGGAAATGCCTCAACCTTACTAGTCTTAGTTTGTTCAAGAACAACTTAGAGGGTAGTATCCCAGCTGAATTGGGTAGTTTACTAAATCTAAAGGAACTGTTATTATACAGAAATAAGCTAACTTCAAAAATCCCAAAAACATTAGCTAATTGTAAATTTTTGACTGTTCTAGACATTTCATCAAATCAGCTAAGTGGGACCATACCTTATGAGATCGGATCTTTAGCATTCTTAGAAGTGTTGTTTTTGCAAGTGAACAATTTAACTGCCCATATTCCTTCCTCTTTGACTAATCTGACAAACTTAAGGCTATTTTCAGCTAGTATGAATTTCCTTACCGGGAAAATACCAGATGAAATTGGGAAGCTTTCTAGTTTGACTAATGTTAGTTTGAGTAACAATCTGTTGACGGGCACTGTTCCGAGTAGCATTACAAATTGCACAAATCTCGAGTCTGTTAGTTTGTCGTATAATTCGCTTTCTGGGATGATACCGAAAGGGTTAAAGCGGTTGtcgaaaattacatttttgTCAGTTGGAAATAATATATTGTCTGGGGATATCCCAGATGAgctttttgattgttttaatctTGAAACACTAGATTTGGCTATCAATAAGTTTAGTGGGCATTTGAAACCAACAGTAGGGAAACTGAACAAGTTAAGGAAGTTGCAGTTGTCTCAGAATTCGTTTTCCGGGAAAATCCCTCCGGAAATTGGTGGGTTAAGGATGTTGATCAGCTTAAGGCTCGACACGAATAAGTTCACAGGACGAGTTCCTGTCGAGCTCACGAAACTCTCTCGTCTTCAAGCCCTTTCACTGAATGATAATGCATTAGAGGGTGAAATTCCACATGGAGTTTTTCGATTGAAACAGCTCGACATTTTAAAGCTGCAAAATAATCGATTTAAAGGTTCGATAAAAGACTCTTACTTTGAACTGAAGTTTGTATCCAAATTGGATGTAAGAGGGAATAGTCTTAATGGGTCTATTCCAAAGGGAATGTTTGAACAGAACCAACTTACATATCTTGATCTTTCTCACAATAATTTCACAGGGGAAATTCCAACCAGCATAAAAACCTCACTAATGTACTTAAATCTGTCACATAACTTCCTGTCAGGAACAATTCCTGAAGATATTGGCACACTAGAGATGGGTGAAGTCATCGACATCTCCGATAATGATTTATCAGGAACAATACCTGCCACACTCGAAAAATGCAGGAACTTGCTTGTCCTCGACATGTCGAAGAACAAGCTTTTTGGCCCGATTCCAGAAGTATTCGCGAACATGGAGTTCCTCGCAAACTTGAACTTGTCGAACAACCGATTCACTGGCAAGATTCCAAATAGTTTGGGGAATGTGAAAAATCTGAAACATCTGAACTTATCTTACAATCAACTTGTGGGCCCTGTTCCAAAATCTGGTGTGTTTAAGAACTTGCCAGAATCTAGCTTAGCAGGAAACAAGGGTCTATGTGGAACCAAATTTCTGGGTTTATGCACCCAAAGAAGGCACAATTTGGCTAGGAAAGTATGGAGGATTGTGATCCCTTTAGTTTGTGTTTCGGCATTGCTGGTTTTCGGGCTTGGAATCATGTATTACAAAAAATTAGTCGAAAAAAAGAAATCGAGAGATTGTGAGATGGGAAAGGGGGAGTACACACCGGGTTTATTTCTTAAGAGATTTGATCCGAAAGAGATGGAAAAAGCGACAGATTTGTTTAGTCCGGAGAACATCATTGGCTCGAGCAATTTAAGCACTGTGTACAAGGGCAGATTGGAAGATGGGCAGATTGTAGCAATAAAAAAGTTGAATATGCAACAATTTGCAGCAGAATCTGACAAGTATTTCTACAGAGAAGCTAAGATATTGAGCCAGTTGAGGCACAGAAACTTGGTGAAAGTGATTGGTTATGCATGGGAGAGTCGGAAATTAAAGGCTTTAGTTCTTGAATACATGGAGCATGGAAGCTTAGAGCGGATCATTCATGAACCGTCAGTTGATCGATCAATATGGACACTACGAAAGAGAATTGATGTTTGTATCTCGATTGCTGAAGCGATGTGTTACTTGCATTCGGATTATGATTTTCCGATAATTCATTGCGACTTGAAGCCTTCAAATATTCTCTTGGATGAAGACGGGCAAGCTCATGTTGCGGATTTTGGAACGGCAAGGATGTTAGGTGTCCAACCGAACAATGGTGATAGCATTGGTTCTGCATCAGCATTTGAAGGCACAATTGGCTACATGGCACCAG AATTTGCATACACGAGGACTGTTACGACGAAAGTTGATATATTCAGCTTTGGTATAATAATAATGGAGCTCCTCACAAGACAAAGGCCAACAAGTATTGCAGAAGAGGATGGAGTACCAGTCACCTTGAACCATGTTGTAGAAAGGGGCATTTCAGAACACAAAGTACATCAAGTATTAGACCCATCTCTACTTTCAAGCATTACAGAAGATCAAGAGAAGGTAGCAGAAGGGCTTCTAAAGCTGGCCTTGGTATGCGCCTCGTCAAGTCCACAACAACGGCCTGATATACAGCATCTACTAAGCTCTCTCAGGAAGCTAACCCTGCAGTAG